The genomic region AAAACCTATTTGAGGCATTGAGTTGGCGGAAATAATGCCCGCCTCCGCCCTGGCCATATTAACGCGCTCAAAAGCTATAACTAAATTTTTATTATATTCAAGGGCGGTTTCTTCAAGCATGTTGAGGGTGGGATCTTCAAAAATTTCCCACCATTTTTCATTGTCAAAAACGCTGTAATCTTCTATTTTATACTGATTGGGCAAATCAGTTTCGGGCAGCTTATTTTTAGCTGCAAAGTTGCACCCCGCCGCTAATAAAAAAAGTAAAATAAAAATCTTTTTTAAAACAAAATTTATATTCATTCTTAACCTTAGATAAAACGTAATATAATATATCCTAATTATATGGTATTGAAAATATAGTCCTTAGTCAATATAACCCGCTTTTTTATTAATTATAAAAAAACTACCGTCAAAATCAATAAGGCCTTCTTTTTTCATATTGGAAAGTTCCCTGCTCATGGCGCTTCTGTCAATAAATAAAAAATCAGCCAAGTCGGTTTTGGAAAACGGTATAGAAAATTTACTGCCGCCGCTTTCCAATTTCCTTTCATAAAAATAAGAAAGCAGTTTTTCACGTATAGTACGTTTACATATATGTTCTATTTTGTTATTTAAAAAAACATTTTTTCTGGCAAGTAAAGTAACAAGGTTATTAAGAATTTTATTTTTCCCCCCGCCTTCATACGTAAGCAAATTGGCAAAACGGAGCATCAGTACGCTGCAATCCATAACCGCCCTTACCGCCACGGGACTGCGTTTTACCCCGGCGCAGGCAAGAGCTTCGGCAAAAATATCTCCCCCCGTAACCTCTGCCACTATATTACGCGCTCCGCTCAAATCTTCTTTTATAATATGGCACTTGCCTTGTGTCAACACACAGATTTCTGTTACCTCTCCCCCCGCGTTTATAATAAAAGAATCTTTTTTATATTTTTTTATAACAGGATACGTTTTTTGTAGAAAATCTTTTATCTCCGTTTCTGTAAGATTTTTAAATAACACCGTTTTTTTGAGTAAAGTTATATATTCTTGCATAAAAATCATTGTTGCATATGCAACAGCCTCCTTTTGTTTATTGTACTAGACTATAGTTAATAAAGCAATAAAGAGGGTGCGTATGAAAAAAAGAATTATAGAAATTAACGAAGAAAAGTGTGTGGGCTGCGGAGCTTGCGCTAACGCCTGCGCTCAAGGCGCGATACAAATGGTAAACGGCAAGGCCAAAGTTGTAAGAGAGGATTATTGCGACGGCCTTGGCAATTGTTTGCCCGCGTGCCCTGTGGGCGCTATAAATTTCAGTGATAAGGAAGTTATGAAAAAAGAAAAAAATAAAGAAGAAATTGAAGTGAAA from Elusimicrobium minutum Pei191 harbors:
- a CDS encoding Crp/Fnr family transcriptional regulator; amino-acid sequence: MIFMQEYITLLKKTVLFKNLTETEIKDFLQKTYPVIKKYKKDSFIINAGGEVTEICVLTQGKCHIIKEDLSGARNIVAEVTGGDIFAEALACAGVKRSPVAVRAVMDCSVLMLRFANLLTYEGGGKNKILNNLVTLLARKNVFLNNKIEHICKRTIREKLLSYFYERKLESGGSKFSIPFSKTDLADFLFIDRSAMSRELSNMKKEGLIDFDGSFFIINKKAGYID